The window GTGAATATTTTGAACTACCTTCCTGAATTTTGAATGCTTTGGGTGCCCCTGATGAGCACACCCCAAGTCAGCCTACAGTCATCTGGGTATCCATTTGGAAGATGTCTGAACAAAGTGATTAAGAAAAGCAGATCCGTATATGTCATCCAGCAACTTAAAAATGCGGCATTTCTAGTAAGGACCTTAGTTACAGAagggattttgcagtgattcacCAACCATCAAAAATCACATCCATGTAGGAAGTTCATGGCCTACCTGTTCTTAAACTAATCTCATTTTACGTGTTTACAGAGGTCTGTAAAATGTCTACCGCTCGTAATTTTAAACTGTGAGCCTGACTCTGCAGAAGTTAAATGGGCAAAAGACCCATTACCATTTTACATTAAGAGACTGAGAATTGGGTCCATGTTGGATTTTATGAGTCTTCTTTCCTTTAGCTGCTGTGTGCCCAAGAACAGCTATATGCTAATTAAAAACCTGTCCACTCTCAACCACATTTTCAGGGTACAGCTGAGTTTGGTGAATTCCTCTAAAGTGATTAAAAGAAAGATCTTATATTTCTCTGTGTAGGAGTAATTACTTTGCAAGGCATTTAATAATGTTGTCttgacaaaaataatatttacagtTTGATGAGCTTTCACTATTGCTGTAAGATTAAAGAAGTCAACACTTCTTTATATTAAGATGTACCTGCACTCaccattttggttttatttgtggTGAGATATATCCTCACAGGTAAAGGCATCTCCTCTGATGCCAGAatgggagagggggaaaaggagTTACAACCCCTCCTAAGATTACAGGCTTCGAGTGCCTCATGGATATCAAAACCATCTGGTACCTTCCTTGGGGCAAAACCCCCTTGTGTTTCTCAGACAGCTGTCAAAATCCTCAGTTCTGCCACTCTTATGTGTTGTTTCTCGTCAACATAAAACTCTGCTGCACTTTGAACCTTTGAAATAGGTGCAGGAATGAACTGAACTGAATCTAACAATAACAACTGACAGAGAAATTGGGGAACATTGCACAGGTTATTCTGATGTGGGAAGATAATGAATGGGGATGTGCTCAACGACAAAGTACCATTGCACCTCTGCAGTATCCCAGCTCCTCAGAACTGTATCTAATGGGATGCTGCTCCTCCAGTCACATGGCTCTGGGAGGTTGGTAGagtagaaaatatatttgtatacaGCATGAGGCTCAGCATGCCTACTAGCATTGAATTTCACACAGCCCAACTGAAAGAGTCAGCTGCTGCCAGTGAGGGAGAACCAAATGCCCTTCCCCATACAGGCCAGGTGTCCCACGAACTTCAAGTCAACAAATTTCATATGTGATTAGGAAGGAGGGGTAGAGGTAACGTTTTCATAAGAACTCAAGTCAAATCTTTGGTAAAGACCTACGCTGaagaggagctggagagagTTGGAGAACTTCTCTACAGTTTGCGTGAATGGGTCAGATAAGGCTTTCAAAATGCACAGCTCCATGGAGACCTCACCAAGAATTCCTGACTGGAAAACCCACTGCACCCTACCTCTGCAGCTGCCAAAAAGCAGCCAGTgaaaaaatatgtctttttccATCAATAAGGGTAATAACTCCCTTCTCCAAGCCAGTGTGAGTAGCCCACAGTTGTTAAGTAGTCTAGGCAAAACAAATAAGGTTGTgtctctgttttcagaaaatctgACAGCATGAAGAATTGAGATTGATATTAAAGTTCCATGAAAATAGGCTAAAAAACTTGGTGGGAGAGAAAAGTTAAGAATAGTTTACTGGATTGGgtacagagagagaaagggaacaGGGAGTCAGGTAAAagagggtgttttttttaagccatgAAGACAAGTCTGATTTTGCATATCGATTCTACTAAGCTAAAAGCAGAAGAAGCAGTAAGGGAATGAAGGACAGAAGAGCCGACTTTCATTTGGGGAGAAGGTTAAATGAAAAAGGGCTACAATGTATTATTTAAGTGAAGAAATTAGGCAGTGCAGGCTTGGAAATTAAAGACggggaaagaaaatggatgaaTGGAAAACAGTTCTGTAAAAGAACCTGAATATAAACCTTCTAGCAAGTGATGCCTTAGCAGTACCAGTgtctggaaaataggatttttttagtgctttctgcttcctgcagaactttcaaaatataaaaatccagtccacatttttcaaaacccTAAATATAGGAGGGGAAAGTGTTCTCTGTCAGAGAGCCTTTTttgattaatgaaaaaatgcaagtgTAAAATAAACCATTCAGtattgcagaaatatttgtgaAGTATCTTAAGCACATGGTAAGGGCCCAATCTAGATCTGCTTACAGTTCTAACACACAACAAAGTCAGTGGAAGTTTTGAACACCTCAAAACGTATGTAGTGATTGAGCATAATGTAATGATTGAATGTCAGCCTTTGGTATCGTTGAATTGGTATTTTCCGCAAATCCTGACTGTGTTCAGTCTCTGTTCTCATTTCCTGAcagagggagaagcagcatgaGATGATCGGGGGCCTTTTTGTGGAAATGGGGTTAGGGGTCTTGGCAAATCAAGGTACATTCATCTGGTTTACCCCCCTGACACACAGTTGGGTatgcagaaattatttgtaCTGGCTCAGTTTCTCTAATTGCTTTCAGATCTGGGGTAAGTTTGTTTCACTAAAATTTATCTGTCCCCAGCAATTACTCTAGTGCAGAACTCGCTTCTGTTTTAGattttcagggaaagaaaatgtatattAAGTCTCAGTTCCTTTGGTTAGAAAATTATCCTAAGTATACATTCAGTTTAAACTGtctgaaggaaagaagaaaccttTCCTTCATACAGATCAATGTTTTCCCTTGTAATCTAACAACTAGAAATTGAATGGATGTGTAATTTTAGATCCCAAATCAAATACCGAATGAAAACCAATTTCTCAGAGTCCTTTcattatctgaaaataaaaggcagaaaaacgGCTGTCATAaacaagtaattattttaactttaatGCCACACTTCGTGGCCTGACAGCAAATCCCCTAGCTGCAGTCTGTCCTTTCTCTTATCTGgtctgggggcggggggaacccaacacaaaaaaaaaaaacccaaccccccccacGATAAATCACGTTAAAGCAATTGCATAAGTAAATGACTCCTCTGGAAACTAGATACCTTCGCGCTGAAATAACTAGAGGCTCTCCTTGCCGAGATCTAGAGGGTGGAAATTACTGCTAGAACTCCCGAGGGGCTGCATGCCGCCGCCAAAGCAACGTGCACGCGGAGTTTCAGCTCACCGACTTTGGGCTGTTTTGTCGGGTTCCTCAGTCCGCTCCCGCCGCTTATCCGTCCCGGCCCCCACGCTCTGACAGGTcagcggggcgcgggggggcggACCCGCGTGCGGCCGGCCGGCTCGGACCCCACGGCGGCCGCGGGCAGGGGCTGAGCGacgcccggccccggcggggtcTGGGAGCCCGGCGGGGTCTGGGAGCCCGGCGGGGTCTGGGAGCCCGGCGGGGTCTGGGAGCCCGGCGGGGTCTGGGAGCCCGGCGGGGTCTGGGAGCCCGGCGGGGTCTGGGAGCCCGGCGGGGTCTGGGAGCCCGGCGGGGTCTGGGAGCCCGGCGGGGTCTGGGAGCCCGGCGGCCCCGCACCGCCCGCTCTcggggccgccgcggcggcggggggcggctcAGCCCCCGTGCGCGGCGGCGTGGGGAGCGTTCCCCGGCACAGCCTCCGCATCGCCCCGCTGcaccggggccgggccgggggcggggggattaccgccgccgccgccggcgggacGCCTcggcgcggggccggggagAGGGGGATTAATGTATTAGCGCCGCTCgctcctgctcctggctggatCGGCTCCGAGACGGGGATTAGCGCAGCGACCGACCACCGAGGCGGGATTTGGGCGAAGGGAGGGGGGAGACGAAGACAAGCGGTCGGACGAGACCTGCGCCAGCCGCCAGctgcggccccggccccggcccctgccccgctcccgctcccggtCCCGGTCCGGGGGGacacggcccggcccggccccgcgccctCTGCCAGGCGGCAGCATGcgcggggccccgccgccgccccgggctcCGCAGCGGCCCCTGCTGCCGCGCCCGCGGCCCGCCGAGGAGCCGCGCACCCCCCGGGGGGCAGCGGGCGGCTGCCCGGCACAgcctccccgccgccgcgggcgCTCCGGGCTACTCTGGTCGGTCGTGGGCGTCTCCGCAACCCGCGGCTCCGCGCCCCGCGGGCACGGAACGACCGCGACGGTCGGAGGCCGCGCGGCAGCTCCGCCGGCacgggcgggggccgggggcggcgggtcccccccccccggcttgCACCTGCTCGACACCAGCCCGGTAACGCTCAGCACCGGCGGGGAGGCGTCGCTGGCAGCAGCGTCGCCGGTAAAGAGCACTGGAAGGAGGAGCCgcgccacccccaccccccaccggCCCGGCGCCGCCTCCCCTCCGCCCGGGGCTCGGCgacccccgccccgccgggagCCGCCGAGGCCCCACCCCTCGCCCGCCAGCACCGCCCCCCGGAGGCACCGCCCgccgcccggcggggcggggcgagaagaggggcggggagcggggcgcgcccgtccgcccgcccgccgccgtcCAGTCCGGGCTTTGTCTCCGCCTCCGCCGGCGGAGCCGCGTCCCAGGGGCcgggaggcgggcggcgggcgccgaGGGGAGGCAGGGCAGCGGCAGGCAGCGGGAGACAGCGGCTCCCCCGTTCTCGCCGCGCACAGTCCAATGCCCGGCAGCCCGGGGCGAGGAGCGACTGCGCTTTCCTGCCGTGGCACGGCGAGTGCCTCCAGCCTAGGAGTTTTCCTGAAGCAGCCGTCACACCGGGAGCCCTTGTGGTAGAGAGTGAGCAGGAGGAGACCCCGAAATGACTTACCTCTCGAGGCGCGACTGAAGGGGACTTACTGGAGTGGAACCGTAGTGGAATTTGGGTCTGGAGAGGAGTTGCTAAcgcttgttttttgtttttgttttttttccccttgttcttCTTCTCCCTGTTCCCTCCCCTCTTCGCCCATCACTGGAAATGAACAAATTGCATTTGCAATTCAGAAAGTAGAAATACTAAATACTCCATCCCCCGGGAAGCACACATGTAGTAATGACAAAGGATTGCAAAGGAGAGAGTGGCTCCAGTTTCCCAGAGAGATCCCCTTAAATGGATTACTAAATGGGACACTACATCAGCTAGTTCTGTCCTCTAGCTGCCTAGATACATGCACCGAAAAGGTACAGTACTCCCCCGTccgtatccctacctgatgttTTGGGGTTGCTCGGGAAGGAAGGCTCCCGGGTCGCCCCGGCAGGCTCGGGAGGAGCGAGGATGGTGCGTGGTTTaaggctggctgctgcctgctgtctCGACAGCGTTTGCAGcgcttagggagggggagaagagcCGCCTGCAAGTGCACACGCTGCGCTTGCTGTTGCCACTTTCCAGGCATCTCGTGGcttcgccttttttttttttttctctttttttctacaccccccccccccccaactccttaACGTGTTAGCCTTCCGCCCTAGCCCCTTGGCACGGCTTGCATGCGCGGTGCTCGGTCTCCTCTCCGCCTCCCCGGCCCCGAGCCCTGCTCGCAGCGGGCCGGTGGCAGGGGGTCGCGTccgccggggcgcggcggggagcggggcggccgcgggacgccgccggcggggctggggccggggccggggccacCGCCCGCTCACCCCGGGGCCGCCGGGCATCGTGTGGGGCTGGGTCGGGGAGGGGGTGTCTTTGTTACAGGGACAATGTGGGCGCTTCGCGCAAAGGCGTAACCCCGCGGTCTCCGCTCTTCCGTGCGGGGTAGTTGGGTCGcggttgattttttttttttttttttttttttcccaaggcaGGGCTTGCGTTTTGGGGGAAGGGGCCGGGAACCGAGGAAACTTCTTCCGCGGCGCAGCCCCGGGCTTTGTTCGCGATCATGGGCTGGGGCCGCGGGCTCCCCTCCCAGCGGACAGCGGCCGTCCTCCCCTCCgctccggccccggcccagAGGGGCTGCCGGCTGCCCTTCCGCAGCCCCGGGGAGAAGGGTGGCTCTCGGGCAGGGCTGCTTGCCCCGCCACCCCCCGCCCCACTTTCTGCCGGGCGcccccagcctctcccctgcGGGCCGCTCTTCCCCGGCTGGCGAGCGCAGGCAGGCGGGCTGGCCCCGGCGCCGAGCCCGGGGAAGACCGGACCAGACCCCTcggggcggcccggcgggcGGGGAGCGTGGCGGGgcagcccagctcctctccctccgCCCGCGCCCTCGCCCTGCCGCTCCTTcggcccctctcctccctccggAGCCGGGGCAGCCGGGCGACACGGcggaaaaaagagaaagtttttCTAAGGAGGGAATAACAGATCCGGCCGGCACAAAGGAGTTTCTGTTCGGCCAGCCCTCCCAGAGGGGCTGCGGGCTGGCGGCGCGGCGCCCCGCACAcgccccgcgccgccggggagccccggggccggcggcagGGCGCCTTCGTGCCGCTGATGCTGAGGTGGGGAGGGATGCTGCGGAGGGGACGGGAtgctgaggaggggaggcaTTCCCCCCCCAACACACGTACACACCCCATCCCCGTGTATGCGCGGGCAGGGAAGGCTCCCAGCCGAGGGCGAGATGGCGTTAGGAGCCCTGGCTGCGGCTCCGCAAGAGCGGGAGCCCGCACGTCCCCCCGGGCTGTGCTCCCGCCGGCGGTGCGCTGGGGACGCGGagccggggggaggggggggggcgcggcggAGGCTCGGGCAGCCCCCCTGGGGCCGGCTGAGGGTCAGCACCGCCCCGCGCTccgccggcggggagggggacgAAAAGTTTGGCTCTCCTTGGTCACGCGTGGGGAAAGTACCTGCTTCTAGCGAGGGCTCGGCCGTCCCACcgccccttccttccttccttccttcctaccCCAGGGAGGCGTTTCCCGGGGGTGGCTCCGGCCGGCGTGCGGgcggggggctggcgggggaCGCGGGGCTGAGGCTGCAGCCC is drawn from Haliaeetus albicilla chromosome Z, bHalAlb1.1, whole genome shotgun sequence and contains these coding sequences:
- the LOC138683904 gene encoding collagen alpha-1(I) chain-like, coding for MRRLCRGTLPTPPRTGAEPPPAAAAAPRAGGAGPPGSQTPPGSQTPPGSQTPPGSQTPPGSQTPPGSQTPPGSQTPPGSQTPPGSQTPPGSQTPPGPGVAQPLPAAAVGSEPAGRTRVRPPAPR